Proteins encoded within one genomic window of Nordella sp. HKS 07:
- a CDS encoding VOC family protein encodes MLTYVYFGTSDLARAIAFYNKVLAPLGMQRCITGDPEWDRTSAGWGLYEENGLRECAFWIGLPFNQQPATVGNGSMVAFRAHSWQGVDDFHAAALAQGGNCEGPPGLRLHYSPDFYGAYVRDPDGNKLAAVCRGFTERQ; translated from the coding sequence ATGCTGACTTACGTCTATTTCGGCACCAGCGATCTTGCCCGGGCCATCGCGTTCTACAACAAGGTCCTGGCGCCGCTCGGCATGCAGCGCTGCATCACCGGCGATCCGGAATGGGACCGCACATCGGCCGGCTGGGGCCTTTACGAGGAGAATGGTCTGCGCGAATGCGCGTTCTGGATCGGCCTTCCGTTCAATCAGCAGCCGGCGACGGTGGGCAATGGCAGCATGGTCGCCTTCCGCGCGCACTCGTGGCAGGGTGTGGATGATTTCCATGCCGCCGCTTTGGCGCAGGGCGGCAATTGCGAGGGCCCGCCCGGACTCAGACTCCATTACAGCCCGGACTTCTATGGCGCATATGTCCGCGATCCGGACGGCAACAAGCTGGCCGCGGTCTGCCGCGGCTTCACCGAACGGCAATGA
- a CDS encoding Rrf2 family transcriptional regulator, producing the protein MVAVHALSVIARRADGGPVCSTIVAESVNTNPVVIRRLMRDLERASLVASVTGRAGGFKLSRHAGRITLADIYKAVEDESIFRMHKTDPKHKCPIGAAVIKVVAEPLRGAEQALERALAATTLDDIASQIS; encoded by the coding sequence ATGGTCGCGGTTCACGCGCTGAGCGTCATCGCCCGCAGGGCGGATGGCGGTCCCGTCTGTTCAACCATCGTCGCCGAGAGCGTCAACACCAATCCGGTGGTCATTCGCCGCCTGATGCGCGATCTCGAACGGGCTTCCCTCGTCGCCTCCGTCACCGGCCGCGCCGGCGGCTTCAAGCTCAGCCGCCATGCCGGGCGCATCACCCTTGCCGACATCTACAAGGCGGTCGAGGATGAGAGCATCTTCCGCATGCACAAGACAGACCCCAAGCACAAATGCCCCATCGGGGCGGCCGTCATCAAAGTCGTGGCGGAGCCTCTGCGCGGCGCCGAACAGGCGCTCGAGCGGGCACTGGCCGCCACTACGCTCGACGACATAGCGAGCCAGATCAGTTGA
- a CDS encoding septum formation initiator family protein gives MVKRKFDLIVMLVCMGLLGYFGWHGYYGPRSFDHRDALAAKAEALNVKVAAIRDERQALERKVSLMRPQSIDPDMLDELARSTLDFGKPGELIVKLPN, from the coding sequence ATGGTGAAGCGCAAATTCGACCTGATCGTCATGCTCGTCTGCATGGGCCTGCTCGGCTATTTCGGCTGGCATGGCTATTACGGTCCGCGCAGCTTCGACCACCGCGACGCGCTCGCCGCCAAGGCGGAAGCGTTGAATGTGAAGGTTGCCGCCATTCGCGACGAGCGCCAGGCTCTGGAACGCAAGGTTTCTCTCATGCGGCCGCAATCGATCGATCCTGACATGCTCGACGAACTGGCGCGCTCGACCCTCGATTTCGGCAAGCCAGGCGAGCTGATCGTCAAACTGCCGAACTAA